The Papaver somniferum cultivar HN1 chromosome 3, ASM357369v1, whole genome shotgun sequence genome includes a region encoding these proteins:
- the LOC113358035 gene encoding transcription factor MYB61-like, protein MGRHSCCFKQKLRKGLWSPEEDEKLLKHITKYGHGCWSSVPKQAGLQRCGKSCRLRWINYLRPDLKRGTFSQQEENLIIELHSVLGNRWSQIAAQLPGRTDNEIKNLWNSCIKKKLRQRGIDPNTHKPLSEVETGEANTSVSNSRNNNTLSEEAFGGGPNELNLLRPEISKPDVVLTQAHTLSVEDQFSFQASLSFKANTNSTGNNLITCSGPTKEFFMERFTNSHDNSKTPTTSAPSDSIGYFPLQQLNDGLSDARDSVNQDSTSWFNQNTRNFEMNSEFDSNSMQPPASSSILPSLIDMRHAISLPSLRNPLAGGTNAFHSWKAGNHKHNSSNGDVTTNSNMELQSNCSFVENGTFSWGLEDGKENQNTSVEGETDDSKWSDYLLYTPLLTSGTVQNPAPQSLFSDIKSESQFTIEGSCTSWHQNHHLQQQQQQQQQQLQAQDLYTKDFQKLATAFGQF, encoded by the exons ATGGGGAGACACTCTTGTTGTTTCAAGCAGAAGCTCAGGAAAGGGTTGTGGTCTCCTGAAGAAGATGAAAAGCTTCTTAAGCATATCACAAAGTATGGTCATGGGTGTTGGAGTTCTGTCCCTAAGCAAGCAG GTCTACAAAGGTGTGGAAAAAGCTGTAGACTTAGGTGGATAAACTACTTGAGGCCTGATTTAAAGAGAGGCACATTTTCACAACAGGAAGAAAATCTCATAATTGAACTTCATTCTGTTCTGGGCAACAG GTGGTCTCAGATTGCAGCACAATTACCTGGCAGAACTGATAATGAAATCAAGAATTTATGGAATTCTTGTATTAAGAAGAAGCTGAGGCAGAGAGGAATTGACCCAAACACTCATAAACCACTCTCCGAGGTTGAGACCGGAGAAGCCAACACGTCTGTTAGTAACAGTCGCAATAACAACACTCTTAGTGAGGAAGCCTTCGGGGGTGGACCAAATGAATTGAACCTTCTCAGACCAGAGATTTCAAAACCAGATGTGGTGTTGACACAAGCACATACCTTATCTGTTGAAGACCAGTTCTCATTTCAAGCTTCTTTGAGCTTTAAGGCTAATACCAATAGTACCGGCAACAATTTGATAACGTGCAGTGGCCCAACTAAGGAATTCTTCATGGAGAGGTTCACAAACTCCCATGACAACTCGAAAACCCCCACAACTTCTGCACCTTCTGATTCTATAGGGTACTTCCCCCTTCAGCAGTTGAATGATGGGTTATCTGATGCCAGGGACTCGGTCAATCAAGACTCGACATCCTGGTTCAACCAGAACACCAGGAATTTCGAGATGAATTCAGAATTTGATTCCAATTCGATGCAGCCGCCCGCATCCAGTTCTATCCTCCCAAGTTTGATAGATATGAGGCATGCCATTAGTCTTCCCTCCTTGCGTAATCCTTTGGCAGGGGGAACCAATGCATTCCATAGCTGGAAAGCAGGGAATCACAAACATAATAGCAGCAATGGTGATGTCACTACTAACAGCAATATGGAATTACAAAGCAATTGCTCCTTTGTTGAGAACGGAACCTTCTCTTGGGGATTGGAGGATGGGAAAGAAAACCAGAACACTTCAGTCGAAGGCGAAACAGATGATTCAAAATGGTCTGATTATCTTCTATATACTCCACTCCTAACATCAGGTACAGTGCAGAATCCGGCACCTCAATCCCTATTCAGTGACATTAAATCAGAAAGCCAGTTCACAATTGAGGGTTCATGCACATCTTGGCATCAGAACCACcacttgcagcagcagcagcaacaacaacaacaacaactacaaGCTCAGGATCTGTATACTAAGGATTTTCAGAAACTTGCAACTGCTTTTGGACAATTTTAG
- the LOC113358037 gene encoding uncharacterized protein LOC113358037, producing the protein MVVASGKPFAKEMAIRRRILNIYNKRDEDFSSLREYNDYLEEVEDMTTNLINGIDVAAIEAKIAQYKKDNAEQITLSQARKAEELAAALQASKGGGAVMQSGDANNGDMNQSSLGFTGQYVPAVTGAIGQPRPTGMAPQPVPLGHDVHGYAVDNEEMMRLREERGGRAGGWSTQLSRKRALVEAFSSIWV; encoded by the coding sequence ATGGTGGTTGCATCGGGCAAACCTTTTGCCAAGGAGATGGCTATACGGAGGAGAATCTTGAACATATACAATAAGAGAGATGAAGACTTTTCCTCATTAAGAGAATACAATGATTATCTAGAAGAAGTGGAGGACATGACAACTAACTTGATCAATGGCATAGATGTAGCTGCTATCGAAGCTAAAATTGCCCAATACAAGAAAGACAATGCTGAACAGATAACTCTTTCTCAAGCTCGCAAGGCAGAGGAGTTAGCAGCAGCGTTACAAGCAAGCAAAGGAGGAGGAGCTGTCATGCAGAGTGGTGATGCAAATAATGGGGACATGAATCAGAGCTCTCTAGGTTTTACTGGGCAGTACGTGCCAGCAGTCACTGGGGCAATAGGTCAACCGCGGCCAACAGGCATGGCCCCGCAACCTGTTCCATTAGGTCATGATGTGCATGGTTATGCAGTTGACAATGAGGAAATGATGAGGCTCAGAGAAGAGAGAGGTGGAAGGGCCGGAGGGTGGAGTACACAACTAAGCAGGAAAAGGGCACTTGTGGAAGCCTTCAGCAGCATTTGGGTATGA
- the LOC113358036 gene encoding rhodanese-like domain-containing protein 6, with amino-acid sequence MAEKNQNYASPQSEDGILLYYKYAEIPNVNDLVVFYNTNCKSLHLLGRVRIAPDGVNVTVGGKLAALEKHIEDVKLNSLFEGTDFKLASCDSPSNEKIAKECGFTSLSVRVVKELVTLSSQPLLESPTISNAGRHLSAAEFHSVLHSAGNNLESEGQSGGKPLILLDARNVYETRIGKFKTSNVETLDPEIRQYSDLPSWIDSHAEQLQGKSVLMYCTGGIRCEMASAYIRSKGHGFENVFQLYGGIQRYLEQFPDGGFFKGKNFVFDHRISVGSSSSDVVGLCLLCGLSFDDYSSRCRCTYCRMLVLVCGSCQKKDGVDYVCELCKKQSKMGEPVSVIGSNINRIDSTPVNGLGVVELESTMLCKNITSAPEHSEGHGTRPIKKLRILALHGFRQNASSFKGRTASLAKKLKDLVELVFIDAPHELPFVYQPRTTETTPCSELETQKGPPPLEKCKKKFAWLVAEDYNVSTGKDWKIADQPFDPLQYRLQTGGFDASLAYLKNVFSKLGPFDGILGFSQGAAMAGSICARRGKLDDEIDFKFAILCSGFVLETKDFELGLINCPSVHVFGNGGQGKDRQIARNTSMELANKFEKSCSLIIEHESGHIIPTQSPHIDRLKAFLVQFL; translated from the exons ATGGCGGAGAAGAACCAAAATTACGCATCACCACAATCAGAGGATGGaatcttactttattacaaatacgCTGAGATTCCAAATGTAAACGATCTCGTAGTATTTTACAATACCAATTGTAAAtcacttcatcttcttggtcgagTTCGTATTGCTCCTGATGGTGTTAATGTCACT GTTGGTGGGAAATTAGCAGCTTTGGAGAAACACATTGAGGATGTTAAGTTGAATAGTTTGTTTGAAGGGACTGATTTTAAGTTAGCATCTTGTGACTCCCCTTCTAATGAGAAGATTGCAAAAGAATGTGGGTTTACGTCTCTCTCGGTTCGCGTCGTAAAG GAATTAGTTACGCTTAGCTCGCAGCCTCTTTTGGAGTCACCGACAATATCAAATGCTGGGAGGCATTTGTCAGCAGCTGAGTTTCATTCGGTTCTTCATAGTGCTG GAAATAATTTGGAGAGTGAGGGTCAATCTGGGGGTAAACCACTTATTCTGTTAGATGCAAGGAATGTATATGAAACAAGAATTGGGAAGTTCAAAACCTCCAATGTAGAAACtcttgatccagaaattaggCAATATAGTGATCTACCTTCTTGGATTGATAGTCATGCAGAGCAGTTGCAAGGCAAATCTGTTCTCAT GTATTGCACTGGGGGAATAAGATGCGAGATGGCATCAGCCTATATTAGATCCAAAGGTCATGGTTTTGAAAATGTTTTCCAG TTGTATGGTGGCATACAGcggtacttggaacaatttccaGATGGTGGTTTTTTTAAGGGAAAGAATTTCGTATTTGATCACAG GATTTCTGTTGGCAGCTCAAGTTCAGATGTTGTTGGATTGTGCCTACTATGTGGTTTGTCCTTTGACGATTATTCTTCTCGTTGCCGGTGCACCTATTGTCGGATGTTGGTGTTGGTCTGCGGCAGTTGTCAG AAGAAGGATGGTGTGGATTATGTTTGTGAGCTATGTAAGAAACAGAGTAAGATGGGTGAGCCAGTATCAGTGATTGGAAGTAACATTAACCgtattgattcaacaccagttAATGGGTTGGGTGTCGTTGAACTTGAGTCTACTATGTTGTGTAAGAATATAACATCTGCTCCTGAACACTCTGAGGGACATG GTACCAGGCCTATCAAAAAGTTAAGAATCTTGGCCTTGCATggattccgtcaaaatgcatcaaGTTTCAAGGGAAGAACCGCCTCCTTGGCTAAGAAGTTGAAAGATTTAGTAGAGCTTGTTTTCATAGACGCACCCCATGAGTTACCTTTTGTTTACCAGCCACGTACGACTGAAACAACTCCTTGCTCTGAATTGGAAACGCAAAAAGGCCCACCACCATTAGAGAAGTGCAAGAAAAAGTTTGCTTGGTTAGTTGCAGAAGACTACAACGTCTCCACAGGAAAAGATTGGAAAATTGCGGATCAGCCATTCGATCCTTTACAATACCGGCTACAAACAGGTGGATTCGATGCTTCACTGGCTTACTTGAAAAATGTTTTCTCTAAGTTAGGACCTTTCGATGGGATCCTGGGATTCTCTCAAGGAGCAGCAATGGCGGGTTCTATATGTGCAAGAAGAGGCAAATTGGACGATGAAATAGATTTCAAGTTTGCAATCTTATGCTCTGGGTTTGTCTTAGAAACAAAAGATTTCGAGCTTGGATTGATAAACTGcccttcagttcatgtttttggcAATGGTGGTCAAGGTAAAGACAGGCAGATAGCACGCAACACAAGCATGGAGCTCGCAAATAAGTTTGAGAAAAGCTGCTCATTGATCATTGAACACGAATCTGGACATATAATTCCTACTCAGTCTCCACATATTGATCGTCTCAAAGCTTTTCTGGTGCAATTTCTCTGA